The Bacteroidota bacterium genome includes the window GAAGGAGATGATATAGACCACTTCGTGGTTGCATTAGACCATCTTACTTCTTGGTTCAATATTCAAATAATATTTATTGGAGTTGCCGTAGGTGTTGCTGTTCTAGGAATAATTGCTGCATTTACAACTTAGCATACAAACAAAATACGTGTATTATTTCCCAATCCATATTGTCATATGGATTGGGAGGTGATCGCTATATCCACCCTGATATCGAGGTCCTAAATATGTCCGAAAAGGTTTCTTACCAGTATATTTACTATCTTCAATTAATAACCAATCCTGACTAAACAAATCCACATCTGATGGTTTTAATGATAGGGAGGTAGTATTATTCAGCATGTTGGATGAAACAATAAACTGATCGAGCTGGTTCCACTCATAACGGTATTTATAACTTCCTTTTCCTTGTTGTTTAAACTGATAGCAAGTATTATATAAATTGCTTGAAGTAAAGTCAATACTATCAAATCCAGCATTCAAAATTTCTTGTATACTTCTGTCCATTGGTTCATCATTGAAATCTCCCATGATGACAATGTTACTGGAAGCATTGTGCTTTAAAATAGAATCCACTTTTTCTCTCAATACAGATGCCACATAAACTCTTCTTTTTTCACTGACTTCTTTGCCTCCTCTTCTGGATGGCCAATGATTTACAAATAAATGCAATGTATCTCTATTTAACACGACTCCTTTAGCATATAATATATCCCTTGTTCGAATAGAGCTATCAAAAGGAAAAATAATTTTTGTAAAAGCATAGTAAAGAGGTTTAAACTTATC containing:
- a CDS encoding endonuclease codes for the protein MKRKTISKLHLVYLIAVIPFCYSSCKLLNNSDNQEKYGNSEQSLHIMFYNVENLFDTLDDPRTNDNDFLPNGSYNWHSYRYYDKLNKIAKVVLATGGWDDIDLIGLCEIENRKVLDDLVFHTPLKSNKYEIIHKESPDRRGIDVALLYSRDKFKPLYYAFTKIIFPFDSSIRTRDILYAKGVVLNRDTLHLFVNHWPSRRGGKEVSEKRRVYVASVLREKVDSILKHNASSNIVIMGDFNDEPMDRSIQEILNAGFDSIDFTSSNLYNTCYQFKQQGKGSYKYRYEWNQLDQFIVSSNMLNNTTSLSLKPSDVDLFSQDWLLIEDSKYTGKKPFRTYLGPRYQGGYSDHLPIHMTIWIGK